A genomic segment from Modestobacter roseus encodes:
- the def gene encoding peptide deformylase: MSVTPIRIMGDPVLRTPAAPVVDFDRELQQLVADLTDTMHAAGGAGIAAPQIGVGLRVFTWYVDGEVGHLVNPDVTPVGEETEEDAEGCLSIPGFRFDCRRHLYVAATGWNMHGDPIRVEGSHKLARAIQHETDHLDGVLFVDRLDTEAREAALSVLADAAWQGEQAYLPSGEPAPTPVVKVSPH; the protein is encoded by the coding sequence GTGAGCGTCACCCCGATCCGGATCATGGGCGACCCGGTGCTGCGCACCCCGGCCGCCCCCGTCGTCGACTTCGACAGGGAGCTCCAGCAGCTCGTCGCCGACCTGACGGACACGATGCACGCGGCCGGCGGCGCCGGCATCGCCGCGCCGCAGATCGGCGTGGGCCTGCGCGTGTTCACCTGGTACGTCGACGGCGAGGTCGGGCACCTGGTCAACCCCGACGTGACACCGGTCGGCGAGGAGACGGAGGAGGACGCCGAGGGCTGCCTGTCCATCCCGGGCTTCCGCTTCGACTGCCGCCGCCACCTCTACGTCGCGGCCACCGGCTGGAACATGCACGGCGACCCGATCCGGGTGGAGGGCTCGCACAAGCTGGCCCGCGCCATCCAGCACGAGACCGACCACCTCGACGGCGTGCTGTTCGTCGACCGGCTCGACACCGAGGCCCGGGAGGCGGCGCTGTCGGTGCTCGCCGACGCCGCCTGGCAGGGCGAGCAGGCCTACCTCCCCAGCGGTGAGCCGGCCCCCACCCCCGTCGTGAAGGTGAGCCCCCACTGA
- the fmt gene encoding methionyl-tRNA formyltransferase encodes MFAGTPAPAVVALDALLGSRHEVVAVLTRPDAPAGRGRRTSRSPVAERADAAGLPVLQPRSPREPEFLDQLRALDVDCAPVVAYGALVPPAALTQPRHGWVNLHFSLLPAWRGAAPVQHAVMAGDEVTGAATFQLEAGLDTGPVFGVVTEPIGATDTAGDLLDRLAVSGAGLLVATLDGIADGSLRPVPQPAEGVSLAPRIETADARVDWTLPAHVVDRRVRGVTPAPGAWTTWRGNRLRLAPVEPLPSSLGMEPGEVSVGPTGVLVGTGRGAVRLREVQPAGKKMIAATDWARGARLEPGERLGEQVGA; translated from the coding sequence CTGTTCGCCGGTACGCCGGCGCCGGCGGTGGTCGCGCTCGACGCCCTGCTGGGCTCCCGGCACGAGGTCGTCGCCGTCCTGACCCGGCCCGACGCCCCCGCCGGCCGGGGCCGCCGGACCAGCCGCTCCCCGGTCGCCGAGCGCGCCGACGCCGCCGGCCTCCCGGTGCTGCAGCCCCGGTCGCCGCGCGAGCCGGAGTTCCTCGACCAGCTCCGCGCCCTCGACGTCGACTGCGCCCCGGTGGTCGCCTACGGCGCGCTCGTGCCACCGGCCGCCCTGACGCAGCCGCGGCACGGCTGGGTCAACCTGCACTTCTCCCTGCTGCCGGCCTGGCGCGGCGCCGCCCCCGTGCAGCACGCGGTCATGGCCGGCGACGAGGTCACCGGTGCGGCGACCTTCCAGCTGGAGGCCGGGCTGGACACCGGCCCGGTCTTCGGCGTCGTCACCGAGCCGATCGGCGCCACCGACACCGCCGGCGACCTGCTGGACCGACTCGCGGTCAGCGGCGCCGGGCTGCTGGTGGCCACCCTCGACGGCATCGCCGACGGGTCGCTGCGCCCGGTGCCGCAGCCGGCCGAGGGGGTCAGCCTGGCCCCGCGGATCGAGACCGCCGACGCCCGCGTCGACTGGACCCTGCCGGCGCACGTCGTCGACCGGCGGGTCCGCGGCGTCACGCCGGCGCCGGGCGCATGGACGACCTGGCGGGGCAACCGGCTGCGGCTGGCCCCGGTCGAGCCGCTGCCCTCGTCGCTGGGCATGGAGCCCGGCGAGGTCTCGGTGGGCCCGACGGGCGTGCTGGTGGGCACCGGCCGCGGCGCCGTCCGGCTGCGCGAGGTGCAGCCCGCGGGCAAGAAGATGATCGCCGCCACCGACTGGGCGCGCGGTGCGCGCCTGGAGCCCGGCGAGCGGCTCGGCGAGCAGGTGGGCGCATGA
- a CDS encoding RsmB/NOP family class I SAM-dependent RNA methyltransferase: MTGPERRAGHKRRNDPGRGNQRPQSRRHRPTLDGARLTAYDVLDGVSSRDAYANLLLPQLLRERQLEPRDAAFATQLAYGTLRATGTLDAVLATLVSRPLAELDRKVLDLLRLGAYQLIDLRVPAHAAVDTTVALTRAIVGTGASGLVNAVLRKVAAGGDRAAWVAALQPADDDARLALSTDHPRWIVEAWRDALADGASADDAEVEAALLADDAAPEVHLVARRIDRAELAAESGGEPGPWSLYAVRLGSGDPGRIAAVRSGAAAVQDEGSQLAALALTRAPLDGPDVRWLDMCAGPGGKAGLLAAVRPAGVHLTAADRAPHRAELVRSALAGADDVEVVVADGTAPPWPEGSFDRVLLDAPCTGLGALRRRPEVRWRRTADDVAPLAELQRQLLDGALASVRPGGVVAYVTCSPHTAETVDVVDAAAARDDVEVLPVAPLFGEVPGIERGRYGQLWPHRHGTDAMFLALLRRTR; the protein is encoded by the coding sequence ATGACCGGCCCGGAGCGGCGAGCCGGGCACAAGCGGCGCAACGACCCGGGCCGGGGCAACCAGCGCCCGCAGTCCCGGCGGCACCGGCCCACGCTGGACGGCGCCCGGCTGACCGCCTACGACGTGCTCGACGGCGTCTCCAGCCGCGACGCCTACGCCAACCTGCTGCTGCCCCAGCTGCTGCGCGAGCGGCAGTTGGAGCCCCGGGACGCCGCCTTCGCCACCCAGCTCGCCTACGGCACGCTGCGGGCCACCGGCACCCTGGACGCCGTCCTGGCCACGCTGGTGTCCCGGCCGCTGGCCGAGCTCGACCGCAAGGTGCTGGACCTGCTGCGGCTGGGCGCGTACCAGCTGATCGACCTGCGGGTGCCGGCGCACGCCGCCGTCGACACCACCGTCGCGCTCACCCGGGCCATCGTCGGCACGGGCGCCTCCGGCCTGGTGAACGCGGTGCTGCGCAAGGTCGCCGCCGGCGGTGACCGGGCCGCCTGGGTGGCGGCGCTGCAGCCCGCCGACGACGACGCCCGGCTCGCGCTGAGCACCGACCACCCGCGCTGGATCGTCGAGGCGTGGCGCGATGCGCTCGCCGACGGTGCCTCCGCCGACGATGCCGAGGTCGAGGCCGCGCTGCTGGCCGACGACGCCGCACCCGAGGTGCACCTGGTGGCCCGGCGGATCGACCGCGCGGAGCTGGCCGCCGAGTCCGGTGGCGAGCCTGGGCCGTGGTCTCTGTACGCCGTCCGGCTCGGCTCCGGTGACCCGGGCCGGATCGCCGCGGTCCGCTCCGGCGCCGCCGCGGTGCAGGACGAGGGCAGCCAGCTGGCCGCGCTCGCGCTGACCCGCGCGCCGCTGGACGGTCCCGACGTCCGCTGGCTGGACATGTGCGCCGGCCCGGGCGGCAAGGCGGGGCTGCTGGCCGCCGTCCGGCCCGCCGGGGTGCACCTGACGGCCGCCGACCGCGCCCCGCACCGCGCCGAGCTGGTGCGCAGCGCGCTGGCCGGGGCGGACGACGTGGAGGTCGTCGTCGCCGACGGCACGGCCCCGCCGTGGCCGGAGGGCTCCTTCGACCGGGTGCTGCTGGACGCGCCGTGCACCGGGCTCGGTGCGCTGCGCCGCCGGCCCGAGGTGCGCTGGCGGCGCACCGCGGACGACGTGGCGCCGCTGGCCGAGCTGCAGCGGCAGCTGCTGGACGGCGCGCTGGCCTCGGTACGGCCGGGGGGAGTGGTCGCCTACGTGACCTGTTCGCCGCACACGGCCGAGACGGTCGACGTCGTCGACGCCGCCGCGGCCCGGGACGACGTCGAGGTGCTGCCGGTGGCCCCGCTGTTCGGCGAGGTGCCGGGCATCGAGCGGGGGCGCTACGGGCAGCTGTGGCCGCACCGGCACGGCACCGACGCGATGTTCCTGGCGCTGCTCCGCCGCACCCGCTGA
- a CDS encoding N-acetyltransferase, which yields MPWLPEDFAHPTRAELPTGEHLRPMSDADTEIDFPAVMGSRERLWTVYGPAWGWPPASMTVAEDRADLARHAREIAAHESFLYGVFPPDEAELLGCVYVDPPEKAGDADAEVSWWVVDRLVGSDTERALDEFVPAWLATHWPLGRPRFVGRDLTWAEWTALPARDAAQSGPTSG from the coding sequence GTGCCGTGGCTGCCCGAGGACTTCGCCCACCCCACCCGCGCCGAGCTGCCGACCGGTGAGCACCTGCGGCCGATGAGCGACGCCGACACCGAGATCGACTTCCCGGCGGTGATGGGGTCCCGCGAGCGGTTGTGGACGGTGTACGGCCCCGCGTGGGGCTGGCCGCCGGCGTCGATGACCGTGGCGGAGGACCGCGCCGACCTGGCCCGGCACGCCCGGGAGATCGCCGCCCACGAGAGCTTCCTGTACGGGGTGTTCCCACCGGACGAGGCCGAGCTGCTGGGCTGCGTCTACGTCGACCCGCCGGAGAAGGCCGGCGACGCCGACGCGGAGGTGTCCTGGTGGGTGGTCGACCGGTTGGTCGGCAGCGACACCGAACGGGCGCTGGACGAGTTCGTGCCCGCCTGGCTGGCGACGCACTGGCCGCTGGGCCGGCCACGGTTCGTCGGTCGCGACCTGACCTGGGCCGAGTGGACCGCCCTGCCGGCACGGGACGCTGCGCAGTCCGGCCCGACCAGCGGGTGA
- a CDS encoding aldehyde dehydrogenase family protein: MTTATPAPTRYDGFDRMPIAGTWRAGRAGKTATDTDPYTGETLTEIPLANAEDLDEAYAKAKEAQRDWAARLPGERADVMRRAARIMEARKDEIVDWHIRESGAAAPAAEFEYSITLRDFHEASSYPYRVEGRILPADIEGKESRVYRRPVGVVAVISPWNVPMHLSNRSVAPALAVGNAVVLKPAGDTPVTGGLLLAKIYEEAGLPDGVLSVLIGAGRDIGDAIVEHPVPRVVSFTGSTPVGKGIAQKAGLKKLSLELGGNGPLVVLDDADLEYAVNAAAWGKFFHQGQVCMITNRIVVDASVHDEFVERFVAKVRGLKAGDPRDDDTIIGPIINSKQLEGIQQMLAEARSDGAEQVLGGDPTGPIGSVLPPHVLLGSNEVATARQEVFGPVATIIKARDEADALRIANDTEYGLSSAVFTEDVLRGVNFALQVEAGMTHVNDSPLNDENNTAFGGEKESGLGRFGGEWAIEEFTTDHWVSVQHTKRQFPF, translated from the coding sequence ATGACGACGGCCACCCCAGCACCCACCCGCTACGACGGCTTCGACCGGATGCCGATCGCCGGCACCTGGCGCGCCGGCCGGGCCGGCAAGACTGCCACCGACACCGACCCCTACACCGGCGAGACGCTCACCGAGATCCCGCTGGCCAACGCCGAGGACCTCGACGAGGCCTACGCGAAGGCGAAGGAAGCGCAGCGCGACTGGGCCGCGCGGCTGCCCGGCGAGCGCGCCGACGTGATGCGCCGCGCGGCCCGGATCATGGAAGCCCGCAAGGACGAGATCGTCGACTGGCACATCCGGGAGAGCGGCGCCGCCGCCCCGGCCGCCGAGTTCGAGTACTCGATCACCCTGCGCGACTTCCACGAGGCGTCGTCCTACCCCTACCGGGTCGAAGGCCGGATCCTTCCCGCCGACATCGAGGGCAAGGAGAGCCGGGTCTACCGCCGCCCGGTCGGCGTCGTCGCGGTGATCAGCCCGTGGAACGTGCCGATGCACCTGTCCAACCGCTCGGTCGCCCCCGCGCTGGCCGTCGGCAACGCCGTCGTCCTCAAGCCGGCCGGCGACACCCCGGTGACCGGCGGCCTGCTGCTGGCCAAGATCTACGAGGAGGCAGGTCTCCCCGACGGGGTGCTGTCGGTGCTCATCGGTGCGGGCCGCGACATCGGTGACGCGATCGTGGAGCACCCGGTGCCGCGGGTGGTCTCCTTCACCGGGTCGACCCCGGTGGGCAAGGGCATCGCGCAGAAGGCCGGGCTGAAGAAGCTCTCCCTGGAGCTGGGCGGCAACGGCCCGCTGGTCGTGCTGGACGACGCCGACCTGGAGTACGCCGTGAACGCCGCGGCCTGGGGCAAGTTCTTCCACCAGGGCCAGGTCTGCATGATCACCAACCGGATCGTCGTCGACGCCTCGGTGCACGACGAGTTCGTCGAGCGGTTCGTCGCCAAGGTGCGCGGCCTCAAGGCCGGCGACCCCCGGGACGACGACACGATCATCGGCCCGATCATCAACAGCAAGCAGCTCGAGGGCATCCAGCAGATGCTCGCCGAGGCCCGCTCCGACGGCGCCGAGCAGGTGCTCGGCGGCGACCCGACCGGCCCGATCGGCTCGGTGCTGCCCCCGCACGTGCTGCTGGGGAGCAACGAGGTCGCCACCGCCCGGCAGGAGGTCTTCGGGCCGGTCGCGACGATCATCAAGGCCCGGGACGAGGCCGACGCCCTGCGGATCGCGAACGACACCGAGTACGGCCTGTCCAGCGCGGTCTTCACCGAGGACGTGCTGCGCGGGGTGAACTTCGCGCTGCAGGTCGAGGCCGGGATGACCCACGTCAACGACTCCCCGCTCAACGACGAGAACAACACCGCGTTCGGTGGGGAGAAGGAGTCCGGGCTGGGCCGCTTCGGCGGCGAGTGGGCGATCGAGGAGTTCACCACCGACCACTGGGTGAGCGTCCAGCACACCAAGCGCCAGTTCCCCTTCTGA
- the rpe gene encoding ribulose-phosphate 3-epimerase: MSRQPMIAPSLLSADFARLADEVQRVTDADWLHVDVMDAHFVPNLTLGLPVVQAIQAVSPVPLDCHLMIDAPERWAPGYAEAGARNVTVHAEACTDPRAVARDLKAAGALAGLAIKPGTPLEAYLDVLPEFDTLLVMTVEPGFGGQSFMPEVLPKVREARRLVESGHLQLFVEVDGGINADTIEQAAEAGADVFVAGSAVYGADDPARAIAALRALAAR; this comes from the coding sequence GTGTCCCGGCAACCGATGATCGCGCCCAGCCTGCTGTCCGCGGACTTCGCCCGCCTGGCCGACGAGGTGCAACGCGTCACCGACGCCGACTGGCTGCACGTCGACGTCATGGACGCCCACTTCGTGCCCAACCTGACCCTGGGCCTGCCGGTCGTGCAGGCCATCCAGGCGGTCAGCCCCGTACCGCTGGACTGCCACCTGATGATCGATGCCCCCGAGCGGTGGGCGCCGGGCTACGCGGAGGCCGGGGCGCGCAACGTCACCGTGCACGCGGAGGCCTGCACCGACCCGCGCGCCGTCGCCCGGGACCTCAAGGCCGCCGGTGCCCTGGCCGGGCTGGCGATCAAGCCCGGCACGCCGCTGGAGGCCTACCTCGACGTGCTCCCGGAGTTCGACACCCTGCTGGTGATGACCGTGGAGCCCGGCTTCGGCGGTCAGTCGTTCATGCCCGAGGTGCTGCCCAAGGTCCGTGAGGCCCGGCGGCTGGTCGAGAGCGGCCACCTGCAGCTGTTCGTCGAGGTGGACGGCGGCATCAACGCCGACACCATCGAGCAGGCCGCCGAGGCCGGCGCCGACGTCTTCGTCGCCGGCTCGGCCGTCTACGGCGCCGACGACCCCGCCCGGGCGATCGCGGCGCTGCGGGCCCTGGCCGCCCGGTGA
- the ribD gene encoding bifunctional diaminohydroxyphosphoribosylaminopyrimidine deaminase/5-amino-6-(5-phosphoribosylamino)uracil reductase RibD, with the protein MARARELGLRVLGTTSPNPAVGAVVLDASGAVVGEGATSPPGGPHAEVHALAQAGERARGGTAVVTLEPCAHTGRTGPCADALIAAGVARVVVAVPEPTQLAGGGAARLRAAGVDVELGAEQVAAAEGALAGWLTGVQEHRPYVVWKVATTLDGRVAAADGTSRWITGPDARAEVHRLRAGCDAVVVGSGTALADDPQLTVRDAAGADVPRQPLRVVLDRRGRVPATARVHDGAAPTFISAAATPAALLAELFDRDVRRVLLEGGPTLAAAFLAAGLVDEAVVHLAPQLLGAGAAMVGDLGIPTMAAALHLRVVDVTLLGGDVQLRLRPARHTEGRAHDRQDAGGS; encoded by the coding sequence ATGGCCCGCGCCCGCGAGCTCGGGCTGCGGGTGCTGGGCACCACGAGCCCCAACCCCGCCGTCGGCGCCGTGGTGCTCGACGCGTCCGGGGCCGTGGTGGGGGAGGGTGCGACCTCCCCGCCCGGCGGCCCGCACGCCGAGGTGCACGCCCTGGCCCAGGCCGGGGAGCGGGCGCGGGGCGGCACCGCCGTCGTCACCCTGGAGCCGTGCGCGCACACCGGCCGCACCGGCCCGTGCGCCGATGCGCTGATCGCCGCCGGCGTCGCCCGGGTGGTCGTCGCCGTCCCCGAACCCACTCAGCTCGCCGGCGGCGGCGCCGCGCGGCTGCGCGCCGCCGGGGTGGACGTCGAGCTGGGCGCCGAGCAGGTCGCGGCGGCCGAGGGGGCACTGGCCGGCTGGCTCACCGGCGTGCAGGAGCACCGCCCGTACGTCGTGTGGAAGGTGGCGACGACGCTGGACGGGCGGGTCGCCGCAGCCGACGGCACCAGCCGCTGGATCACCGGCCCGGACGCCCGCGCCGAGGTACACCGGCTGCGCGCCGGCTGCGACGCCGTCGTCGTCGGGTCCGGCACCGCCCTGGCCGACGACCCGCAGCTCACCGTCCGCGACGCCGCGGGCGCCGACGTGCCCCGGCAGCCGCTGCGGGTGGTGCTCGACCGCCGCGGCCGGGTGCCGGCCACCGCCCGGGTGCACGACGGCGCGGCGCCGACGTTCATCAGCGCCGCCGCCACCCCCGCGGCGCTGCTCGCCGAGCTGTTCGACCGCGACGTCCGCCGGGTGCTGCTCGAGGGCGGGCCGACGCTCGCCGCCGCCTTCCTCGCCGCGGGCCTCGTCGACGAGGCCGTGGTGCACCTCGCCCCGCAGCTGCTGGGCGCCGGGGCGGCGATGGTCGGCGACCTGGGAATCCCGACGATGGCCGCAGCGCTGCACCTGCGGGTCGTCGACGTCACCCTCCTGGGCGGGGACGTGCAGCTCCGGCTGCGGCCCGCCCGGCACACTGAGGGGCGGGCACACGACCGTCAGGACGCAGGAGGGAGCTGA
- a CDS encoding riboflavin synthase, producing the protein MFTGIVEELGTLVARAEGPDSAVLHIRAARALEDVALGDSISVNGVCLTVTGVAHDEADGTGVWTTDVMAETLRRSSLGATGVGDPVNLERAVTAATRLGGHIVQGHVDGVGTVVSRTPGDHWEVVRISAPADLARYVVEKGSITVDGVSLTVSALADTPEPWFEVSLIPTTLRETTLGSRAPGDPVNLEVDVIAKYVERLLGARA; encoded by the coding sequence GTGTTCACCGGCATCGTGGAGGAGCTCGGCACCCTGGTGGCGCGCGCGGAGGGACCGGACAGCGCCGTGCTGCACATCCGGGCGGCGCGCGCACTCGAGGACGTCGCGCTGGGCGACTCGATCTCGGTCAACGGCGTCTGCCTGACCGTCACCGGCGTGGCCCACGACGAGGCCGACGGCACCGGCGTGTGGACCACCGACGTCATGGCCGAGACGCTGCGTCGCAGCAGCCTGGGTGCCACCGGCGTCGGTGACCCGGTGAACCTGGAGCGTGCCGTGACCGCGGCCACCCGGCTGGGCGGCCACATCGTGCAGGGCCACGTCGACGGCGTCGGCACCGTGGTCTCCCGCACGCCCGGCGACCACTGGGAGGTCGTGCGGATCTCCGCGCCGGCCGACCTGGCCCGCTACGTCGTCGAGAAGGGCTCGATCACCGTCGACGGCGTCTCGCTCACCGTCAGCGCGCTCGCGGACACGCCCGAGCCGTGGTTCGAGGTGAGCCTCATCCCGACCACGCTGCGCGAGACGACCCTGGGCAGCCGCGCTCCCGGTGACCCGGTCAACCTGGAGGTGGACGTCATCGCCAAGTACGTCGAACGACTGTTGGGAGCCCGCGCATGA
- a CDS encoding bifunctional 3,4-dihydroxy-2-butanone-4-phosphate synthase/GTP cyclohydrolase II — MSWQLDSVEDAITAIKSGRAVVVVDDEDRENEGDLIFAAELATPELVAFMVRYTSGYICVAVTEGDADRLDLPPMFRVNQDRRGTAYTVTVDAREGVTTGISAADRAHTIRLLADAGTNAADLARPGHIVPLRAKDGGVLRRPGHTEAAVDLAVLAGLRPAGALCEVVSEKDPVGMARGDELRVFADEHDLVMISIADLIAYRKRFDKLVERVAEARVPLAPGEFTAVGYRSSYDEREHVAFVYGDIDDGQDVLVRVHSECLTGDVFGSLRCDCGPQLQAALAAVAQEGRGVVLYIRGHEGRGIGLLHKLQAYQLQDSGVDTVDANLDLGLPADARDYGTGAQILVDLGIRTMRLLTNNPAKRAGLEGYGLKITGRVGLPSHVTADNLGYLRTKRDRMGHLLDIIEPEPEGDVPAEPVRRADEQPM; from the coding sequence ATGAGCTGGCAGCTGGACTCCGTCGAGGACGCCATCACGGCGATCAAGAGCGGCCGGGCGGTCGTCGTCGTCGACGACGAGGACCGGGAGAACGAGGGCGACCTGATCTTCGCCGCCGAGCTCGCCACCCCCGAGCTGGTGGCGTTCATGGTCCGGTACACGTCGGGCTACATCTGCGTCGCGGTCACCGAGGGCGACGCCGACCGGCTGGACCTGCCGCCGATGTTCCGGGTCAACCAGGACCGCCGCGGCACCGCCTACACCGTCACCGTCGACGCCCGCGAGGGCGTCACGACCGGCATCTCCGCCGCCGACCGGGCGCACACCATCCGGCTGCTGGCCGACGCCGGGACCAACGCCGCCGACCTCGCCCGCCCCGGGCACATCGTGCCGCTGCGCGCCAAGGACGGCGGGGTGCTGCGCCGGCCCGGGCACACCGAGGCCGCCGTCGACCTCGCCGTGCTCGCCGGGCTGCGGCCGGCCGGCGCGCTGTGCGAGGTGGTCAGCGAGAAGGACCCGGTGGGCATGGCCCGCGGCGACGAGCTGCGCGTCTTCGCCGACGAGCACGACCTGGTGATGATCTCCATCGCCGACCTCATCGCCTACCGCAAGCGCTTCGACAAGCTGGTCGAGCGGGTCGCCGAGGCCCGGGTGCCGCTGGCGCCGGGGGAGTTCACCGCGGTGGGCTACCGCAGCTCCTACGACGAGCGGGAGCACGTCGCCTTCGTCTACGGCGACATCGACGACGGGCAGGACGTGCTGGTCCGGGTGCACTCCGAGTGCCTCACCGGCGACGTCTTCGGCTCGCTGCGCTGCGACTGCGGTCCGCAGCTGCAGGCGGCGCTGGCCGCTGTCGCGCAGGAGGGCCGCGGCGTCGTGCTCTACATCCGCGGCCACGAGGGCCGGGGGATCGGCCTGCTGCACAAGCTGCAGGCCTACCAGCTGCAGGACTCCGGCGTGGACACCGTCGACGCCAACCTGGACCTGGGCCTGCCCGCCGACGCCCGGGACTACGGCACCGGCGCGCAGATCCTCGTCGACCTCGGCATCCGCACCATGCGCCTGCTGACCAACAACCCGGCCAAGCGCGCCGGGCTCGAGGGCTACGGGCTCAAGATCACCGGCCGGGTCGGTCTCCCCAGCCACGTCACCGCGGACAACCTCGGGTACCTGCGCACCAAGCGCGACCGGATGGGGCACCTGCTGGACATCATCGAGCCGGAGCCCGAGGGCGACGTCCCGGCCGAGCCGGTGCGGCGCGCCGACGAGCAGCCGATGTGA
- the ribH gene encoding 6,7-dimethyl-8-ribityllumazine synthase: MSGSGTPQQEPIDASGLTLGIVAATWHRDIADSLLERAVACAEAAGIPTPTVVRVPGAIELPVVAQALAATHDAVVALGVVVRGGTPHFEYVCDSFTAGLTRVSLDAGKPIGNGVLTTEGEQQARDRAGMDDSGEDKGWEATAAALQTALVLRDLRAPKQSTGFGVNPAGESGA, encoded by the coding sequence ATGAGCGGGTCCGGAACCCCCCAGCAGGAGCCCATCGACGCCAGCGGCCTGACCCTGGGCATCGTCGCCGCCACCTGGCACCGCGACATCGCCGACTCCCTGCTGGAGCGGGCGGTCGCGTGCGCCGAGGCCGCCGGCATCCCCACGCCGACCGTGGTGCGGGTCCCCGGCGCCATCGAGCTGCCGGTGGTGGCCCAGGCGCTGGCCGCCACCCACGACGCCGTCGTCGCCCTCGGGGTCGTCGTCCGCGGTGGGACCCCGCACTTCGAGTACGTCTGCGACTCCTTCACCGCCGGGCTCACCCGGGTGTCGCTGGACGCCGGCAAGCCGATCGGCAACGGCGTGCTGACCACCGAGGGCGAGCAGCAGGCCCGGGACCGCGCCGGCATGGACGACTCCGGTGAGGACAAGGGCTGGGAGGCCACCGCCGCCGCCCTGCAGACCGCGCTGGTCCTCCGCGACCTGCGCGCGCCCAAGCAGAGCACCGGCTTCGGCGTGAACCCGGCGGGGGAGAGCGGCGCGTGA
- a CDS encoding phosphoribosyl-ATP diphosphatase, with product MKSFDELFAELSAKVAAGDETSGTVTAVRDGVHAAGKKVVEEAAESWMAAEHEGADRTAEEISQLLYRVQVLMLARGLSLQDVYAHL from the coding sequence GTGAAGTCCTTCGACGAGCTGTTCGCCGAGCTGAGCGCCAAGGTGGCCGCCGGCGACGAGACCTCCGGCACCGTCACCGCCGTCCGGGACGGCGTGCACGCCGCGGGCAAGAAGGTCGTCGAGGAGGCCGCCGAGTCCTGGATGGCCGCCGAGCACGAGGGCGCCGACCGGACGGCGGAGGAGATCAGCCAGCTGCTCTACCGCGTGCAGGTGCTGATGCTCGCGCGAGGACTGTCGCTGCAGGACGTCTACGCTCACCTGTGA
- the hisG gene encoding ATP phosphoribosyltransferase: MLRVAVPNKGVLSEPAAAMLVESGYRQRRSTSELAVYDPENDTEFFYLRPRDIAIYVAAGTLDVGITGRDMLLETTPTDAGGAVAAEVMPLGFGRSSFRFASPADSPIDDVAALEGRRIATAYPGLLQRFLDETGMKAAVVKLDGAVETACRLGVADAVCDVVETGTTLRAAGLRIIGEPVLASEAVLVGRAGAEEEPAVAQLRRRLQGVLVARRYVMLDYDCPNELLAQATARTPGLEGPTVSPLQTEGWSAVRAMVRKDDTNRVMDELWELGARAILVTTIAASRL, encoded by the coding sequence GTGCTGCGCGTCGCCGTGCCCAACAAGGGGGTCCTCAGCGAACCCGCCGCCGCGATGCTCGTGGAGAGCGGGTACCGGCAGCGGCGCAGCACCAGTGAGCTGGCCGTGTACGACCCGGAGAACGACACCGAGTTCTTCTACCTGCGGCCCCGGGACATCGCGATCTACGTGGCGGCGGGCACGCTGGACGTCGGGATCACCGGCCGGGACATGCTCCTGGAGACCACGCCCACCGACGCCGGGGGCGCGGTGGCGGCCGAGGTGATGCCACTGGGCTTCGGGCGGTCCTCCTTCCGGTTCGCCAGCCCGGCCGACTCCCCGATCGACGACGTGGCGGCGCTGGAGGGCCGGCGGATCGCCACCGCCTACCCCGGCCTGCTGCAGCGCTTCCTGGACGAGACCGGCATGAAGGCCGCGGTGGTCAAGCTGGACGGCGCGGTGGAGACCGCCTGCCGGCTGGGCGTGGCCGACGCCGTCTGCGACGTCGTCGAGACCGGGACGACGCTGCGTGCGGCCGGGCTGCGGATCATCGGGGAGCCGGTGCTGGCCAGTGAGGCCGTGCTGGTCGGGCGGGCCGGCGCCGAGGAGGAGCCGGCGGTGGCCCAGCTGCGGCGCCGGCTGCAGGGCGTGCTGGTGGCCCGGCGCTACGTGATGCTCGACTACGACTGCCCCAACGAGCTGCTCGCCCAGGCGACCGCCCGCACCCCCGGGCTGGAGGGTCCGACGGTCAGCCCGCTGCAGACCGAGGGCTGGTCGGCGGTGCGGGCCATGGTGCGCAAGGACGACACCAACCGGGTGATGGACGAGCTCTGGGAGCTCGGTGCCCGCGCCATCCTGGTCACCACCATCGCCGCGTCGCGGCTGTAG